Proteins encoded by one window of Gemmatimonas aurantiaca:
- a CDS encoding TolC family protein encodes MKIPVNSHVFVRTVVLALGLAGAVMPSVASAQPAASTGAILTLTDALALARRNNPDLQKSLNARRTAAANARAATGALLPSLSTSFGGGYREGRQTFFQGQGFGSTNDQLSTDVGASAQMNFSMASLNDRRAVKASQEATEFDIQAAEQALRNNVTMQYLTALQQQARAQLQDTLLVTTEAQLQLAQARLQVGSGTQLDVQRAEVTHGQQRVAALNARNQTAIEIVRLYQILGMPAVLETRLDPTLPPTPTLDLQQVLDNARRDNPMLDAARTRESGARRSVASARSAYIPSLSLSASLSGFTNRYTNTDVLIQQGQAGVLSQRSSCIRSEEVRAKLGLDNNLGACQALAFSPADEQAIRDSQGKYPFDFTRNPYSLSASFSLPIFNGFRREQQIEQASVQQRNAQHDVRLQELRISADVTAAYLQLNNAQQTVALQEENVRTARTALSLAQERYRVGAISIVDLVQARGDYERAETDRITAVYDVQRAFAALENAVGRPLR; translated from the coding sequence ATGAAGATTCCCGTGAATTCTCACGTGTTCGTCCGGACCGTCGTGCTGGCCCTCGGTCTGGCAGGCGCCGTGATGCCCTCGGTGGCGTCGGCCCAGCCGGCTGCCTCCACGGGGGCGATCCTGACCCTGACCGACGCCCTCGCGCTGGCGCGCCGGAACAATCCGGATCTGCAGAAGTCGCTCAATGCGCGCCGGACGGCGGCGGCCAACGCCCGTGCGGCCACCGGTGCCCTCCTGCCCAGTCTCTCGACGAGCTTCGGCGGCGGCTATCGTGAAGGCCGTCAGACGTTCTTCCAGGGTCAGGGCTTCGGCTCCACGAACGACCAGCTCTCCACCGACGTCGGCGCATCGGCCCAGATGAACTTCTCCATGGCCTCGCTGAATGACCGTCGGGCGGTCAAAGCCAGTCAGGAGGCCACCGAATTCGATATCCAGGCCGCCGAGCAGGCGCTGCGCAACAACGTGACGATGCAGTACCTGACCGCGCTGCAGCAGCAGGCCCGCGCGCAGTTGCAGGACACGCTGCTGGTCACCACCGAGGCGCAGCTGCAACTGGCCCAGGCCCGCCTGCAGGTGGGCTCCGGCACCCAGCTCGATGTGCAGCGTGCCGAAGTGACGCATGGGCAACAGCGGGTGGCGGCGCTCAACGCGCGCAATCAGACGGCCATCGAAATCGTGCGGCTCTATCAGATCCTCGGGATGCCGGCCGTGCTCGAAACGCGGCTCGATCCCACCCTGCCGCCGACGCCCACGCTGGATCTGCAACAGGTCCTCGACAACGCCCGGCGGGACAACCCCATGCTCGACGCGGCACGCACACGCGAGTCGGGCGCGCGTCGTTCGGTGGCGTCCGCCCGGAGCGCCTACATCCCGTCGCTGTCTCTCTCGGCCAGTCTGTCGGGCTTCACGAACCGGTACACCAACACCGACGTGCTCATCCAGCAGGGACAGGCCGGCGTGCTGTCCCAGCGGAGCTCCTGCATCCGCAGCGAGGAGGTGCGCGCAAAGCTCGGACTCGACAACAATCTCGGCGCCTGCCAGGCGCTGGCCTTCTCGCCGGCCGATGAACAGGCCATCCGCGATTCGCAGGGCAAGTACCCTTTCGACTTCACGCGCAACCCCTACAGCCTCTCGGCCTCGTTCTCGTTGCCGATCTTCAACGGGTTCCGGCGTGAGCAGCAGATCGAGCAGGCCAGCGTGCAGCAGCGCAATGCGCAGCACGACGTACGCCTCCAGGAACTGCGCATCTCGGCCGACGTGACGGCCGCCTACCTGCAGCTCAACAACGCGCAGCAGACGGTGGCCCTGCAGGAAGAGAATGTGCGGACGGCGCGCACGGCGCTCTCGCTCGCGCAGGAACGGTATCGGGTCGGCGCCATCAGCATCGTCGACCTCGTGCAGGCGCGCGGCGACTACGAGCGCGCGGAAACCGATCGCATCACCGCTGTCTACGACGTGCAACGGGCCTTCGCGGCACTCGAAAACGCCGTCGGTCGCCCCCTTCGCTAA
- a CDS encoding efflux RND transporter periplasmic adaptor subunit, whose protein sequence is MTKTVKYGIGGAVVVAVAALAFVAAKKNNTKPVEVRTEAVEARDLVASVTASGQIQPRTKVNVSADVTGKIVRLSVKEGDIVKKGQFLLQIDPEQPTAALQRAEAAQASSKAQAAQARANLIQAERNYERSLKIKQQTPSLVSDEQIEQLKTQMEVNKALAEAANYSVEQAVASVRDARQALNRTTIVAPMSGKVTRLNVEEGETAIMGTLNKDAATLLTISDMSVLETKVKVDETDVARISVGDSALIQIDAFPDTTFVGRVVEISNSSVTKTASTNTGDQAIDYEVRVQLVNPPGETRPDFSATAKIVTATRTKALSIPIIALTVRENESLPSGDSAVAVGRQPTKEVGKRDVEGVFIVGADNKVTFRPVKVGIAGERHFEVLDGLKAGETIVAGTYQAIRELKDGALIKVNKPDPKKTPANGAKS, encoded by the coding sequence ATGACCAAGACCGTGAAGTACGGCATCGGCGGCGCTGTCGTCGTCGCTGTGGCCGCCCTGGCCTTCGTCGCCGCCAAGAAGAACAACACCAAGCCGGTGGAAGTGCGCACCGAGGCGGTGGAAGCGCGGGATCTCGTGGCGTCGGTGACCGCCAGTGGACAGATCCAGCCCCGCACCAAGGTCAACGTCTCCGCCGACGTGACCGGCAAGATCGTGCGCCTGTCGGTGAAGGAAGGCGATATCGTCAAGAAGGGACAGTTCCTGCTGCAGATCGACCCCGAGCAGCCCACGGCGGCGTTGCAGCGGGCCGAAGCGGCGCAGGCCTCCTCCAAGGCGCAGGCGGCGCAGGCCCGCGCCAATCTGATCCAGGCCGAACGCAACTACGAACGGTCGCTCAAGATCAAGCAGCAGACCCCGAGCCTCGTCAGCGACGAACAGATCGAGCAGCTCAAGACGCAGATGGAAGTGAACAAGGCACTGGCGGAGGCGGCCAACTACTCGGTCGAACAGGCCGTGGCCTCGGTGCGTGATGCCCGTCAGGCGCTCAACCGCACCACCATCGTGGCGCCGATGAGCGGCAAGGTGACGCGTCTCAATGTCGAAGAGGGCGAAACGGCGATCATGGGCACCCTGAACAAGGATGCCGCCACGCTGCTCACGATCTCCGACATGAGCGTGCTCGAAACCAAGGTGAAGGTGGACGAGACCGACGTGGCCCGCATCAGCGTCGGCGATTCGGCGCTCATCCAGATCGACGCGTTCCCCGACACCACCTTCGTGGGCCGCGTGGTGGAGATCTCGAACAGCTCCGTCACCAAGACCGCCTCGACGAACACCGGCGACCAGGCCATCGATTACGAAGTGCGCGTACAGCTCGTGAATCCGCCAGGTGAAACCCGTCCGGATTTCTCGGCCACCGCGAAGATCGTCACGGCCACGCGGACCAAGGCGCTCAGCATTCCCATCATCGCGCTCACGGTGCGGGAGAACGAAAGCCTGCCCAGCGGCGACTCGGCCGTGGCCGTCGGTCGCCAGCCCACGAAGGAAGTGGGCAAGCGGGACGTGGAAGGCGTGTTCATCGTCGGCGCGGACAACAAGGTGACCTTCCGGCCGGTGAAGGTGGGCATTGCGGGTGAACGTCACTTCGAAGTGCTCGATGGCCTCAAGGCCGGCGAGACGATCGTGGCGGGCACGTATCAGGCCATCCGTGAACTCAAGGACGGAGCACTGATCAAGGTCAACAAGCCGGACCCGAAGAAGACGCCGGCCAACGGAGCCAAGTCGTGA
- a CDS encoding ABC transporter ATP-binding protein, with protein MGGEIVRALRGVDLAIRRNEYVAIMGPSGSGKSTLMNLIGCLDTPNDGEYWLNGMLVSTMSDDQLARVRNKEIGFVFQTFNLLPRASALQNVELPLVYAGVSAEERKKRATEALERVQLGQRMHHRPNELSGGQRQRVAIARALVNRPSILLADEPTGNLDSQTSEEIMRVFEELSSEGQTVVMVTHEPDIASHARRVVVLRDGVIASDERRHQFVERVGMSVAH; from the coding sequence ATGGGCGGGGAAATCGTGCGCGCACTGCGCGGGGTCGATCTCGCCATCCGCCGCAACGAATACGTCGCCATCATGGGACCGTCGGGGTCGGGCAAGTCCACGCTCATGAACCTCATCGGCTGCCTCGACACGCCCAACGACGGCGAATACTGGCTGAACGGCATGCTCGTCTCCACGATGAGCGACGACCAGCTCGCCCGCGTGCGCAACAAGGAGATCGGGTTCGTCTTCCAGACGTTCAACCTCCTGCCCCGCGCTTCGGCGCTGCAGAACGTCGAACTGCCGCTCGTGTACGCCGGCGTGTCGGCGGAAGAACGCAAGAAACGCGCGACGGAGGCCCTCGAGCGTGTGCAGCTCGGTCAGCGCATGCACCATCGGCCCAACGAGCTCTCGGGCGGTCAGCGTCAGCGTGTGGCCATCGCGCGGGCGCTCGTCAACCGCCCGTCCATCCTGCTGGCCGACGAACCGACCGGCAATCTCGACTCGCAGACGTCGGAAGAGATCATGCGGGTCTTCGAAGAACTGTCCAGCGAGGGCCAGACCGTCGTGATGGTAACGCACGAGCCCGATATTGCCTCGCATGCGCGTCGTGTCGTCGTGCTGCGTGACGGGGTCATCGCCAGCGACGAGCGTCGTCACCAGTTCGTCGAACGGGTCGGCATGTCCGTCGCCCACTGA
- a CDS encoding ABC transporter permease has translation MPFFDAIRLALTTIRTQKLKSAFTLLGVCIGVMFLISVVSIVEGMGRYMEDDLVGKLIGVNTFELRNRPNINIGDVDQATWDEYRKRPRLEITDVEPVTSALPADTKWYFISDGQVYVSSSSSGKPRRVQVSAVDGAYFDMKKLGVSSGRVLSEQELARGEKAVVLGADAAKRLFPSLDPIDREIKIGGVPFRVVGIAETQGQIFGMSMDNFLVTSWRSPARRFLNSRPNIVDAVAIQSPSDPAMKETMETVRAVMRAQRHLRPNQKDNFALQTADSALEFWNKIKGYLVMAGIALPAIGLVVGAIVIMNIMLVAVAERTREIGIRKALGAKRRDILLQFLIEASTLGTVGSAIGVGLGIGLAKFISLVSPLPASVAPWSIVAGVALGAGVGIISGVYPASRASRLDPIAALRQE, from the coding sequence GTGCCGTTTTTCGACGCCATTCGCCTGGCACTGACCACGATCCGCACCCAGAAGCTCAAGAGCGCGTTCACGCTGCTCGGGGTGTGCATCGGCGTCATGTTCCTCATCTCGGTCGTGTCGATCGTGGAGGGCATGGGGCGCTACATGGAGGACGACCTGGTCGGCAAGCTGATCGGGGTCAATACGTTCGAGCTGCGCAACCGCCCCAACATCAACATCGGCGATGTCGACCAGGCCACGTGGGACGAGTACCGCAAGCGGCCGCGCCTCGAGATCACCGATGTCGAGCCGGTGACGTCGGCGCTTCCCGCCGATACCAAGTGGTATTTCATCAGCGACGGGCAGGTGTACGTGTCGTCGTCCTCCAGCGGCAAGCCGCGTCGGGTGCAGGTGAGCGCGGTGGACGGCGCGTACTTCGACATGAAGAAGCTGGGGGTGAGTTCGGGACGTGTGCTCAGCGAGCAGGAGCTGGCCCGCGGCGAGAAAGCCGTGGTTCTTGGTGCCGACGCCGCCAAGCGGTTGTTCCCGAGTCTCGATCCGATCGACCGCGAGATCAAGATCGGCGGCGTGCCGTTCCGGGTCGTGGGCATCGCCGAGACGCAGGGGCAGATCTTCGGCATGTCGATGGACAACTTCCTGGTCACGAGCTGGCGCTCCCCGGCGCGACGGTTCCTCAACAGCCGCCCCAACATCGTCGACGCCGTGGCCATCCAGTCCCCCAGCGATCCGGCGATGAAGGAAACCATGGAGACCGTGCGCGCGGTGATGCGGGCGCAGCGCCATCTCCGACCCAATCAGAAGGACAACTTCGCGCTGCAGACCGCCGATTCGGCACTGGAGTTCTGGAACAAGATCAAGGGTTACCTGGTCATGGCGGGCATCGCGCTTCCGGCCATCGGGCTCGTGGTCGGCGCCATCGTGATCATGAACATCATGCTGGTGGCGGTGGCCGAGCGGACCCGTGAGATCGGGATCCGCAAAGCCCTCGGCGCCAAACGGCGGGACATTCTGCTGCAGTTCCTCATCGAAGCCAGCACCCTGGGTACCGTGGGTTCGGCCATCGGCGTGGGCCTGGGCATCGGACTGGCGAAGTTCATCTCGCTGGTCTCTCCGCTGCCGGCCAGTGTCGCGCCGTGGTCCATCGTGGCGGGTGTGGCGCTCGGCGCCGGTGTCGGTATCATCTCGGGCGTGTATCCGGCCAGCCGGGCCTCGCGCCTCGATCCCATCGCCGCACTCAGGCAGGAGTGA
- a CDS encoding ABC transporter permease: MSALSTRLSAVSEGVRIAIDAVRANKVRAGLTILGIAVGVFVVVAISAAIHGINQSVAKDFASTGPTTFFISRYPIVFEACDGSDETCKWLRNPPLRPNEIETLRRLSTVEAVGERLDWGAKVKYRDRELSSAPIEGYSAEWTAISAPEVYPGRAFTVAEARTGARVAVITTLMAERLFNESDPIGKTILMNSVPFEVIGVYKDNSSFLSGGERPKAVVPVQALIRYLGARASNVGLSVKPRSEVSRDEVIDDVTAALRGARGTRPSEESSFAIITQDKLFETYNSIFGMFFLVMIALSGVGLIVGGVGVVAIMMISVTERTREIGVRKALGATRATILWQFLVEAATLTGIGGAIGLFVGWLAALLIRSFTPIEASIPPAAVFAALGASCVTGIIFGMLPASRAAKLDPVEALRYE, translated from the coding sequence ATGTCCGCGCTCAGCACCCGTCTCTCCGCGGTTTCCGAAGGGGTCCGCATCGCCATCGACGCCGTGCGCGCCAACAAGGTGCGCGCCGGTCTCACGATTCTGGGCATCGCCGTGGGCGTTTTTGTGGTGGTGGCCATCTCGGCCGCCATCCACGGCATCAACCAGTCGGTGGCCAAGGACTTCGCCAGCACCGGTCCGACGACGTTTTTCATCTCCCGCTATCCCATCGTCTTCGAAGCGTGCGATGGATCGGACGAGACCTGCAAGTGGTTGCGCAATCCGCCGCTCCGGCCCAACGAGATCGAGACCCTGCGTCGGCTCTCCACCGTGGAGGCCGTGGGGGAGCGTCTCGACTGGGGGGCGAAGGTGAAGTACCGCGATCGCGAACTGTCGAGCGCGCCGATCGAAGGGTATTCGGCCGAGTGGACCGCGATCAGCGCGCCGGAGGTTTATCCCGGACGGGCATTCACGGTGGCCGAGGCGCGCACGGGAGCCCGCGTGGCGGTGATCACCACCCTCATGGCCGAACGGCTGTTCAATGAATCCGATCCGATCGGCAAGACCATCCTGATGAACAGCGTGCCGTTCGAAGTCATCGGGGTCTACAAGGACAACAGCAGCTTCCTCTCCGGCGGGGAACGTCCGAAGGCAGTGGTACCGGTGCAGGCGTTGATCCGCTATCTGGGTGCGCGGGCGAGCAATGTGGGACTGTCGGTGAAACCCAGAAGCGAAGTCTCCCGTGATGAAGTCATCGACGATGTCACGGCGGCCCTGCGTGGCGCGCGCGGGACCCGGCCCTCCGAGGAATCGAGTTTCGCGATCATCACGCAGGACAAGCTCTTCGAGACGTACAACTCCATCTTCGGGATGTTCTTCCTGGTGATGATTGCGCTCTCCGGAGTCGGTCTCATCGTCGGTGGTGTGGGGGTGGTGGCGATCATGATGATCTCGGTGACCGAACGGACGCGCGAGATCGGTGTTCGCAAGGCGCTCGGGGCAACCCGGGCCACGATCCTCTGGCAATTTCTCGTCGAAGCGGCGACGCTGACGGGAATCGGAGGCGCCATCGGGTTGTTCGTGGGCTGGCTCGCTGCCCTGCTCATTCGCAGCTTCACGCCGATCGAAGCAAGTATCCCACCGGCAGCCGTTTTTGCGGCCCTGGGCGCCAGCTGCGTCACGGGCATCATCTTCGGCATGCTTCCCGCGAGCCGCGCGGCCAAACTCGATCCAGTCGAAGCGCTCCGCTACGAGTAG
- a CDS encoding ABC transporter permease, translating to MAFLEAVRLALATIRVQKLKSFFTLIGVTIGVMFLIAVVSIVEGMSRYVENDFAGKLFGVNTFTLRRWNDFNTDDNLDWREIQRRPRLYPQDAALVRTVLPPGSLSAIASETFLSANSPYNRPRQVQAVATEASYFTIKKFNLERGRAFGPQEVNIGARVIVIGVEVAEHFFKGLDPLGRELRIHGTPYEVIGVIEKQGTVFGFSLDRLAIAPYTSPLQRAIRPRGDIESMVVQAPSALLVTDGMDAAREVLRAARRLPPGKSDDFALETQDEALAFFDGIKSKMVVFGTALPAIGLVVGAMVIMNIMLVAVAERTREIGVRKALGARRRDIMSQFLVESATLSLVGAAVGIGLGVALAATIASLTPLPAAVAPWSIVAALVVGAGVGIAAGIYPASRAARLDPIAALRQE from the coding sequence ATGGCTTTTCTCGAAGCCGTCCGGCTGGCGCTCGCCACGATCCGCGTGCAGAAGCTGAAGAGCTTCTTCACCCTCATCGGTGTCACGATCGGCGTGATGTTTCTCATCGCCGTCGTCTCGATCGTGGAAGGCATGAGCCGGTACGTGGAGAACGATTTTGCCGGCAAGCTGTTCGGCGTGAACACCTTCACGCTGCGCCGGTGGAACGACTTCAACACCGACGACAATCTCGACTGGCGCGAGATCCAGCGTCGTCCGCGTCTGTATCCGCAGGATGCCGCCCTGGTGCGCACCGTGCTGCCGCCCGGCAGTCTGTCGGCCATCGCCAGCGAGACCTTCCTGTCGGCGAACTCGCCGTACAACCGTCCGCGCCAGGTGCAGGCGGTGGCCACCGAGGCGTCGTACTTCACCATCAAGAAGTTCAATCTCGAACGCGGTCGCGCCTTCGGCCCACAGGAAGTGAACATCGGCGCGCGGGTGATCGTGATCGGGGTGGAGGTCGCGGAGCACTTCTTCAAGGGGCTCGATCCGCTGGGACGCGAACTGCGGATTCATGGCACCCCCTACGAAGTGATCGGCGTGATCGAAAAACAGGGGACGGTGTTCGGCTTCTCGCTCGACCGACTGGCCATCGCGCCGTACACCAGTCCACTGCAGCGCGCCATCCGGCCGCGGGGCGATATCGAATCGATGGTGGTCCAGGCGCCATCGGCGTTGCTCGTCACCGACGGTATGGACGCGGCGCGTGAGGTGCTGCGGGCCGCGCGACGCCTGCCCCCCGGCAAGAGCGACGACTTCGCGCTCGAGACACAGGACGAGGCCCTCGCCTTCTTCGACGGTATCAAGTCCAAGATGGTGGTGTTCGGGACGGCACTGCCGGCCATCGGTCTCGTGGTGGGAGCCATGGTCATCATGAACATCATGCTCGTGGCGGTGGCCGAACGCACGCGGGAAATCGGCGTGCGCAAGGCGCTGGGCGCGCGGCGACGCGACATCATGTCGCAGTTCCTCGTGGAATCGGCCACCCTCAGTCTCGTCGGTGCCGCGGTGGGTATCGGTCTCGGCGTGGCGCTCGCGGCCACGATTGCCTCGTTGACCCCGTTGCCGGCCGCCGTGGCGCCCTGGTCGATCGTGGCCGCACTCGTGGTGGGCGCCGGCGTGGGCATCGCGGCCGGCATCTATCCCGCCAGCCGCGCCGCCCGCCTCGATCCCATCGCCGCGTTACGGCAGGAATAG
- a CDS encoding ABC transporter permease, with product MRFFDRILLALEGIGIALDAIRANKVRAGLTIAGVGVGVFVVVAMGATVHGIRQSFQSDLDEFGATSFQVRRRGIGFNACDGTDDTCPDRRNPAITLDEWAAIRDMPDVEAATAWLSGQTSFDYKDRHVTNVGYDAQSTDWLKTDVADLSPGRSFSRAEHDGAAQVVIINDTLKNRLFGDSDPIGKQIAVEGKQFTVIGVFHTKAGFLKSMDGRGPDKPRAILPMMTAYRHLDVWRRGLLIMVKPRVGVEQAVVMDAVTEMLRGRRGLKPAQPNNFALVAQDRMLETFDQLFGAIFMVGLALSAVGLLVGGVGVVAIMMISVTERTREIGVRKALGATRVTILWQFLVEAATLTSIGASTGLMVGAVLAWVVRTNTSIPASIPGSAIATAILASIATGVVFGMLPALRASRLDPVEALRYE from the coding sequence ATGCGATTCTTCGATCGTATCCTGCTCGCCCTCGAAGGCATCGGCATTGCCCTCGATGCGATCCGCGCCAACAAGGTCCGCGCCGGCCTCACCATTGCCGGCGTGGGAGTGGGGGTGTTCGTGGTCGTGGCCATGGGGGCCACGGTGCATGGCATCCGGCAGAGTTTTCAGTCGGATCTCGACGAGTTCGGGGCCACGTCGTTCCAGGTGCGTCGACGCGGCATCGGCTTCAATGCCTGCGACGGCACCGACGACACCTGCCCCGACCGGCGCAATCCGGCCATCACCCTCGACGAGTGGGCGGCCATCCGCGACATGCCCGATGTGGAAGCGGCCACCGCATGGCTTTCCGGTCAGACCAGCTTCGACTACAAGGATCGCCACGTCACCAACGTGGGCTACGACGCACAGAGCACCGACTGGCTCAAGACCGACGTGGCGGACCTCTCGCCCGGCCGCAGCTTTTCCCGTGCCGAGCACGATGGCGCGGCGCAGGTGGTGATCATCAACGATACGCTCAAGAACCGACTGTTCGGCGATTCCGATCCGATCGGCAAACAGATCGCGGTGGAGGGGAAGCAGTTCACGGTCATCGGGGTGTTTCACACCAAAGCCGGGTTCCTCAAGTCGATGGACGGCCGGGGACCGGACAAACCCCGCGCCATCCTGCCGATGATGACCGCCTATCGTCATCTCGATGTCTGGCGGCGTGGTCTGCTCATCATGGTGAAGCCGCGCGTCGGCGTGGAGCAGGCCGTGGTCATGGACGCGGTGACCGAGATGCTGCGGGGCCGGCGCGGACTCAAACCGGCGCAGCCGAACAACTTCGCACTGGTGGCGCAGGATCGCATGCTGGAGACATTCGACCAGCTCTTTGGCGCGATCTTCATGGTGGGTCTCGCGCTCTCCGCCGTCGGGCTGCTGGTGGGCGGCGTGGGCGTGGTGGCCATCATGATGATCTCGGTCACCGAACGCACGCGCGAAATCGGTGTGCGCAAGGCCCTTGGAGCGACACGCGTGACCATCCTCTGGCAGTTTCTGGTGGAAGCGGCCACTCTGACGTCGATCGGTGCATCGACCGGGCTCATGGTCGGTGCGGTCCTGGCCTGGGTCGTGCGCACGAACACGTCCATCCCGGCGTCCATTCCCGGATCGGCCATTGCCACGGCCATCCTCGCCAGCATCGCGACCGGTGTGGTGTTCGGCATGCTTCCCGCGCTGCGCGCCTCGCGCCTCGATCCGGTGGAGGCATTGCGATACGAGTAG
- a CDS encoding ABC transporter permease: MRFSDVVLMALGQLRANKLRTAFTLLGIVVSVGFLVAVVAIIQGMNAYVKENIADAMIGMNTFQVRRLPLSLGLFTDDEFRLLYRRPRIDERDAAAVREALPDALAISLQSGWPTPQADMIWRDRTLGNVLIYGVTAPYQEVQDYRFTAGRPLSDIDVRERRHVIVIGAEVAQKLFGGGIAIDRDVRLAGQRFTVIGVVARKGQVLGQSFDGFAIMPITVFETLYGRRQTTTISVKMREAAQIGPAMVRAQEAMRVVRRLRPADRDNFDVGTADALVDFWKQLTSVLFAVVPAVVAIGVLVGGIVIMNIMLMAVTERTHEIGIRKAVGATAADVRRQFLVESITMAMCGGALGVTSGWLLALLIATVSPLPARVSAWSVALALVLGASIGVIFGVYPASRAARLDPITAMRAET; encoded by the coding sequence ATGCGGTTTTCCGACGTGGTCCTGATGGCCCTCGGGCAGTTGCGCGCCAACAAACTGCGCACGGCATTCACCCTGCTGGGCATCGTGGTGTCGGTGGGATTCCTGGTGGCGGTCGTGGCCATCATCCAGGGCATGAATGCCTACGTGAAGGAGAACATCGCCGATGCGATGATCGGCATGAACACCTTCCAGGTGCGTCGACTGCCGCTCAGCCTCGGTCTCTTCACCGACGACGAGTTCCGCCTGCTGTACCGCCGGCCGCGGATCGACGAACGGGATGCCGCCGCCGTGCGGGAGGCACTGCCGGATGCACTGGCCATCAGCCTGCAGTCGGGATGGCCCACGCCGCAGGCCGATATGATCTGGCGGGACCGCACACTGGGCAACGTGCTGATCTACGGTGTGACGGCGCCGTATCAGGAGGTGCAGGACTATCGCTTCACGGCCGGACGTCCGCTCTCGGACATCGACGTCCGGGAACGACGTCATGTGATCGTGATCGGAGCCGAAGTCGCCCAGAAGCTCTTTGGCGGTGGAATCGCCATCGACCGCGACGTGCGCCTCGCCGGTCAGCGCTTCACCGTGATCGGCGTGGTGGCCCGCAAGGGACAGGTGCTGGGGCAGTCCTTCGACGGATTTGCCATCATGCCCATCACGGTGTTCGAGACGTTGTACGGACGCCGTCAGACAACCACCATCTCGGTCAAGATGCGCGAAGCCGCGCAGATCGGCCCGGCCATGGTCCGTGCGCAGGAAGCCATGCGTGTCGTGCGTCGCCTGCGTCCCGCCGATCGCGACAACTTCGACGTGGGTACGGCCGACGCTCTCGTGGATTTCTGGAAACAGCTCACCAGCGTGTTGTTCGCGGTGGTACCGGCGGTCGTCGCCATCGGCGTGCTCGTCGGAGGCATCGTGATCATGAACATCATGCTCATGGCGGTCACCGAACGCACGCACGAGATCGGGATCCGGAAAGCCGTCGGCGCCACCGCGGCCGATGTACGACGGCAATTTCTCGTGGAGTCGATCACGATGGCCATGTGCGGCGGAGCCCTGGGCGTGACCTCCGGCTGGCTGCTGGCGTTGCTGATCGCCACCGTATCTCCCCTCCCCGCTCGCGTGAGCGCGTGGAGCGTGGCGCTGGCGCTCGTACTGGGCGCCAGCATCGGCGTGATCTTCGGCGTGTATCCCGCCTCGCGCGCCGCCCGTCTCGATCCCATCACCGCGATGCGGGCCGAGACGTGA